In a genomic window of Argonema galeatum A003/A1:
- a CDS encoding vWA domain-containing protein, whose protein sequence is MNKLKIIAFSTLLALLPLPVLSNSLEIYRVTTKQDKVTLRVKVLDDERVPIAGLNKNDFRITTTNAQGNSVRLSPSQITLLSSEQSKPDPAKLVMLLDMSGSMNNEDSGGTKKLDGAVGGVREFINEVKGDNWDVRISLVPFGEGCKNSFTVNEIIIDKNFSPSWSPDLNLELDKLAKVDVCAATNIYQPLEEAVKYLGNLQQDPNDKSPPPRLAVILLSDGYDVVNDRSDESERFDRLLEVFQQYPKVTVHTMGYGEKLKELRDRIRCNLSDNELTVDNLKKCRSDIDSYIVDEPRLKQIAEATGGINAFPANAAAVADTLRKFLSTLREYEIEYEQPGARRSGNYEVTVSVNSPSRRLTNVRSDRKPYRLDTFDYIALPLSERLPILGSILMLGLGTMIPFIWWSKQLKDSSFRDLNS, encoded by the coding sequence ATGAACAAACTCAAAATAATTGCATTTTCTACTTTGTTGGCGTTGCTTCCCCTACCTGTTTTATCGAATTCGCTAGAAATATATCGCGTTACCACAAAACAGGATAAGGTTACTTTGAGGGTGAAGGTTTTGGATGATGAAAGAGTTCCGATCGCAGGTTTGAATAAAAATGATTTTAGAATTACTACTACTAACGCACAAGGAAATTCGGTAAGATTAAGTCCATCACAAATAACTTTACTTTCTTCAGAACAATCTAAACCTGACCCCGCTAAATTGGTGATGCTGTTGGATATGAGTGGGAGTATGAACAATGAAGATTCGGGGGGGACTAAAAAGTTGGATGGTGCGGTTGGTGGGGTGAGAGAATTTATTAATGAAGTTAAGGGGGATAATTGGGATGTGCGGATCTCTCTAGTTCCTTTTGGGGAGGGATGTAAGAATAGCTTTACTGTTAATGAAATTATTATAGATAAAAATTTTAGTCCGTCTTGGAGTCCCGATTTAAACCTGGAATTAGATAAATTAGCTAAAGTTGATGTTTGTGCTGCTACCAATATATATCAGCCGTTAGAGGAAGCTGTCAAGTATTTGGGAAATCTACAGCAAGATCCAAATGATAAGTCACCCCCACCGAGATTAGCTGTAATTTTACTTTCTGATGGGTATGATGTGGTAAACGATCGCAGCGATGAGTCAGAAAGATTCGATCGCTTACTTGAGGTTTTCCAACAATATCCAAAAGTGACAGTTCACACGATGGGATATGGGGAAAAGTTGAAGGAATTGCGCGATCGCATCCGATGTAATCTCAGCGATAATGAACTTACTGTCGATAATTTGAAAAAATGTCGAAGTGATATCGATAGCTATATTGTAGACGAACCTCGATTAAAACAAATTGCGGAAGCGACAGGCGGAATAAACGCCTTTCCCGCCAACGCCGCAGCGGTAGCAGATACTTTGCGGAAGTTTTTAAGCACTTTGCGCGAATATGAAATCGAATACGAACAACCTGGTGCGCGTCGCAGCGGTAATTATGAAGTTACGGTATCGGTAAACTCACCATCTCGGCGTTTAACAAATGTTAGATCCGATCGAAAACCTTACCGCTTAGATACTTTTGATTATATCGCTCTCCCCTTATCAGAGCGCTTACCCATTCTGGGAAGTATCTTGATGTTGGGTTTAGGAACGATGATACCATTTATATGGTGGAGCAAGCAATTGAAAGATTCTTCTTTTCGCGACTTAAACTCATAA
- a CDS encoding Uma2 family endonuclease — MSEVLAIELTPDISHIITEDDTPVDNIFSAKQQRLLVESLYSSWQSTVPFLVCANVGLFYSRTLPPFVPDVFLSLDVSVTPDWRQKENRAYFVWEFGKPPELVIEIVSNKVGNELGKKLRDYARIGIGYYVVLDPFQQLGETRLQVYELQGIHYVSRTETWLEDVGLGLTLWRGVYEGVEDTWLRWCDVSGNMIPTGAERAAQAEERARQAEEQSRQAEEQSRQAEERARRLADQLRSAGIEPEV; from the coding sequence ATGTCGGAAGTTTTGGCAATTGAGTTAACACCAGATATCAGTCATATCATTACGGAAGATGATACGCCAGTGGATAATATTTTTTCGGCTAAACAACAACGTCTGTTGGTAGAATCTTTATATAGCTCTTGGCAAAGTACGGTTCCTTTTTTGGTTTGCGCTAATGTCGGTTTATTTTATAGCCGCACTTTACCTCCCTTTGTACCGGATGTTTTTCTCAGTTTGGATGTCTCTGTTACTCCCGACTGGCGACAAAAAGAAAACCGCGCCTATTTTGTTTGGGAATTCGGTAAGCCACCAGAATTAGTCATCGAAATTGTCTCGAATAAGGTGGGAAATGAGTTGGGTAAAAAGTTGAGAGATTATGCTAGAATTGGGATAGGTTATTATGTGGTTTTAGACCCGTTCCAGCAACTAGGAGAAACTCGCCTCCAAGTTTATGAATTGCAAGGAATTCACTATGTTTCTAGGACAGAAACTTGGTTGGAAGATGTGGGGTTGGGATTAACTTTGTGGCGGGGAGTTTATGAAGGGGTTGAGGATACTTGGTTGCGCTGGTGCGATGTTTCTGGTAATATGATTCCCACTGGCGCGGAGAGAGCAGCACAAGCGGAGGAACGCGCCCGACAAGCGGAGGAACAATCCCGACAAGCGGAGGAACAATCCCGACAAGCGGAAGAACGCGCCCGAAGGTTAGCAGATCAATTGCGATCGGCGGGGATCGAACCGGAGGTTTAG
- a CDS encoding cobalt-precorrin-8X methylmutase, which translates to MSLPIHPIMEQSFAVIDREIGSHNFSPNEYAIVRRVIHSTADFEFKQLIRFTPGAIEAGIAAIRGRVPIVTDVGMVKQGVVGLVSQTFDNPLFSAVEMAQTALPGKTRTETGLLQCWREFPEAIFAIGNAPTALLALCTELLEASVQPALVIGVPVGFISVVESKAALASTTVPQIRVEGRKGGSPVAAAILNALIVLASEE; encoded by the coding sequence ATGAGTTTGCCTATTCATCCCATTATGGAGCAGAGTTTCGCGGTAATCGATCGCGAAATTGGCTCCCACAACTTCAGCCCAAACGAATATGCGATCGTGCGACGGGTGATCCACAGCACGGCTGACTTTGAGTTCAAGCAGCTAATTCGCTTTACTCCGGGCGCAATAGAGGCGGGAATTGCTGCTATCCGAGGTCGCGTACCGATTGTGACAGATGTTGGGATGGTCAAACAAGGGGTTGTTGGATTGGTGTCACAAACCTTTGACAACCCCTTATTCAGTGCTGTGGAGATGGCACAAACCGCACTTCCGGGAAAAACGCGCACCGAAACGGGTTTGCTGCAATGTTGGCGGGAGTTTCCAGAAGCTATTTTTGCGATCGGGAATGCACCCACCGCTTTGCTGGCTCTTTGCACTGAGTTGCTAGAGGCATCCGTACAACCAGCTTTGGTAATTGGCGTTCCCGTCGGCTTCATTTCGGTGGTAGAGTCAAAGGCGGCACTTGCTTCTACTACCGTTCCTCAGATTCGGGTCGAGGGTCGTAAGGGTGGTTCTCCAGTCGCTGCGGCGATCCTTAATGCTTTAATTGTTTTAGCATCTGAGGAATAG
- the cbiE gene encoding precorrin-6y C5,15-methyltransferase (decarboxylating) subunit CbiE, whose product MTVHIVGIGLDGADGLTDTVRQIVEWATVLVGSDRHLKYFPTHPADRIVLGDFTIAIREIRHRLSTDNVIVVLVTGDPLFFGLGRLLLMELPPEQLTFYPHLSSIQLAFNRIKVSWQDARVISAHGRSFDELMQALQQGVEKIAVLTDDSHSPGAIARLLLSLDLPSHYQFWICENLGGGDERVQSLAIASVLNQTFAPLNVVVLLRQITDEQIDLETLPHLGLPDSSFLSFSDRPGLMTKREVRILVLGELALKPKQTIWDVGAGTGSVSIEIGRLFPTSAVYAIEKTSAGTALIEDNCRRFQVRNVISIHGKAPEILYHLPHPERIFIGGSGGNLSDILNICGEKLIPGGVLVLALATLEHLNMAVTWVSERKWDYQLLQVQLSRSVPVASLTRFYPLNPVTILTAIKK is encoded by the coding sequence ATGACTGTACATATTGTTGGAATTGGCTTGGATGGGGCAGATGGACTGACGGATACGGTGCGGCAAATTGTGGAATGGGCGACTGTACTGGTGGGAAGCGATCGCCATCTCAAGTACTTCCCCACTCATCCAGCTGACCGAATCGTATTGGGCGATTTTACAATAGCTATTCGGGAAATTCGCCACCGCCTCTCTACTGACAACGTTATTGTCGTTTTAGTTACTGGTGACCCGTTATTTTTTGGGTTGGGGCGTCTGTTGCTGATGGAACTTCCTCCAGAACAATTGACTTTTTATCCCCATCTAAGTTCTATCCAGCTAGCGTTTAACCGTATTAAAGTTTCTTGGCAAGATGCTCGCGTAATTAGCGCTCACGGTCGCTCTTTTGACGAGCTTATGCAAGCGTTGCAGCAAGGCGTGGAGAAAATAGCGGTGCTGACGGATGATTCTCACAGTCCTGGTGCGATCGCACGTCTGTTGTTATCTTTAGATTTACCCAGTCATTACCAATTCTGGATCTGCGAAAATTTGGGTGGTGGGGATGAGCGCGTTCAGTCTTTGGCGATCGCATCTGTACTAAATCAGACATTTGCACCGCTGAATGTGGTAGTATTATTGCGTCAAATCACAGATGAGCAAATCGACTTAGAAACCTTACCGCATCTGGGATTGCCAGATTCTAGTTTTTTGAGTTTTAGCGATCGGCCCGGTTTGATGACTAAGCGAGAAGTCCGCATCTTAGTCTTGGGAGAATTAGCACTAAAACCAAAACAAACAATCTGGGATGTTGGCGCTGGAACAGGTTCGGTTTCGATTGAAATTGGTCGCTTATTTCCCACTTCTGCCGTGTATGCGATCGAAAAAACATCTGCTGGTACGGCATTGATTGAGGATAATTGCCGTCGTTTCCAAGTCCGCAATGTTATTTCCATCCACGGAAAAGCTCCTGAAATATTATATCACCTCCCGCACCCAGAGCGCATTTTTATTGGCGGTAGTGGTGGCAATTTAAGCGATATTTTGAATATATGTGGCGAAAAGCTAATTCCTGGCGGCGTATTGGTGTTGGCTTTAGCTACTTTGGAACATTTGAATATGGCTGTCACATGGGTGAGCGAAAGGAAATGGGATTACCAGTTGTTGCAAGTGCAGTTATCGCGATCGGTCCCGGTAGCATCTCTGACTCGTTTTTATCCCCTAAATCCAGTTACTATTTTAACTGCCATCAAGAAGTAA
- the holA gene encoding DNA polymerase III subunit delta, producing MPIYLYWGEDDFALQQAVGKLRETVLDPQWASFNYDKISPEQPDAAIQALNQAMTPTFGAGQRLVWLVDTTITQHCSEDLLAELQRTLPVLPKSSVLLMTCRSKPDGRLKSTKLLQNHADIREFSPIPPWKTDQIVQQVRQAAQEVGVKLTPDAIELLADCVGNDTRLLFSELKKLRLFGLDSQQALSADTVAFLVTANTQNSLQLAVAIRGGDTGKALGLVADLIDRNEPALRIVATLIGQFRTWLWVKLMIQEGERDEKAIATAAEVGNPKRIYFLKQEVNTLTLQKLSATLPVLLDLEVSLKQGAEATTALQTKVIELCHIYK from the coding sequence ATGCCAATTTACCTCTACTGGGGGGAAGATGATTTTGCGCTCCAACAAGCTGTTGGCAAGTTGCGCGAAACCGTACTCGATCCCCAATGGGCTAGTTTTAACTATGACAAAATATCTCCCGAACAACCAGATGCTGCGATTCAGGCTTTAAATCAGGCCATGACGCCGACTTTTGGGGCGGGTCAGCGTTTGGTCTGGCTGGTTGATACAACCATAACCCAGCACTGTTCTGAAGACCTGTTGGCGGAATTACAGCGAACTCTGCCCGTCTTACCGAAGTCTTCTGTTCTGTTAATGACTTGCCGCTCCAAACCGGATGGGCGGCTTAAATCCACTAAGCTACTGCAAAACCACGCCGATATCCGGGAGTTTTCCCCGATCCCGCCTTGGAAGACAGACCAGATCGTACAGCAAGTTAGACAAGCTGCACAAGAGGTTGGGGTGAAGCTAACGCCAGATGCGATCGAACTTTTGGCTGATTGCGTTGGTAACGATACAAGGCTGCTTTTTAGCGAGCTGAAAAAACTACGGCTGTTCGGACTGGACTCACAACAGGCTCTTTCTGCCGATACTGTTGCTTTTTTGGTCACGGCTAACACCCAAAACAGCTTGCAGTTGGCGGTGGCCATCCGAGGCGGGGATACAGGCAAAGCTTTGGGATTAGTGGCTGATTTGATCGATCGCAACGAGCCAGCTTTAAGAATTGTTGCGACCTTAATCGGACAATTTCGCACCTGGTTATGGGTTAAGCTGATGATCCAGGAGGGCGAGCGGGATGAGAAAGCGATCGCAACCGCAGCTGAAGTCGGCAACCCCAAACGCATTTACTTTCTTAAGCAAGAGGTCAACACTCTCACCTTGCAAAAACTTTCTGCCACCTTGCCCGTACTGCTAGACTTAGAAGTCAGCCTCAAACAAGGCGCAGAGGCGACAACAGCCCTGCAAACCAAGGTCATCGAACTTTGCCACATCTACAAGTAG
- a CDS encoding AAA family ATPase, whose protein sequence is MQTPLPYQRCQQELEDLLRSQYPLIFLRSAEETRAVNCAIASHQSLTYSSDIPDGELARWSSNNGFQKRTGEPGKAVWEIISSPLPTRADPIQHALGFLSERLEKQVIENLASQHTYILPDWSTFVHPDSHFLARQLKELIIAIDQKRPRPRMSLIVIGSDWQIPSILRNSIHILDLPLPIGEELYQDVFRVAVSKYNLPDEEARRLAEQAQGMPLQAASQTAKLITTRNLWEYPHQAGELILEVKKQEIRKTGGLEYFEPQGQGLNEVGGLQNIKDWIVNRQQWFEQDVHPQMRPRAILLEGYPGCGKTFIARAIAQQWRVPQINFEISRLQSKWVGESESNTFQALRAIEASAPNILFMDEIEKAFAGIGGDTSGVNTRQFGTFLSWLNDHQYSIFFIATSNNRNALPAELFRAGRFDEIFIIMPPNTDERREIIRKRSSAYKLPLITQNILTFLVENSNGFSGAELDKLVKEAKYLAGFGKPPTDSHWRQALKEISPQYKSRKMQELLRNYRQHLEERGGKPASVIEVGFWESLIVHG, encoded by the coding sequence ATGCAAACCCCACTTCCTTATCAAAGATGCCAACAAGAATTAGAAGATTTACTCCGTTCCCAATATCCTCTAATTTTTCTCCGTTCCGCTGAAGAAACTAGAGCGGTTAATTGCGCGATCGCATCTCACCAATCCCTCACCTATTCGTCCGATATTCCCGATGGCGAATTAGCCAGATGGAGCAGCAATAACGGTTTCCAAAAACGTACCGGAGAACCGGGAAAAGCTGTTTGGGAAATTATCTCTTCTCCCCTCCCAACGAGAGCCGATCCCATTCAGCACGCTCTCGGTTTTTTATCAGAAAGATTGGAAAAACAAGTAATCGAAAATTTAGCTAGCCAACATACTTATATATTACCAGATTGGTCAACTTTTGTCCATCCAGATTCTCATTTTTTAGCGCGACAATTGAAAGAATTAATTATCGCGATCGACCAAAAAAGACCTCGCCCTAGAATGAGTTTAATTGTCATCGGTTCCGATTGGCAAATTCCCAGCATCCTTCGCAACAGCATTCACATTTTAGATTTACCCCTCCCCATCGGTGAAGAATTATATCAAGATGTATTCAGAGTTGCGGTTTCCAAATATAATCTCCCCGATGAAGAAGCCAGACGCCTCGCAGAACAAGCTCAAGGAATGCCATTGCAAGCTGCTAGCCAAACTGCTAAATTAATTACTACCAGAAATCTTTGGGAGTATCCCCACCAAGCCGGAGAATTGATTCTAGAAGTCAAGAAACAAGAAATTAGAAAAACCGGGGGTTTGGAATATTTCGAGCCGCAAGGACAGGGATTGAATGAAGTAGGCGGATTGCAAAATATTAAAGATTGGATCGTAAATCGGCAACAATGGTTCGAGCAAGATGTTCACCCACAAATGCGACCGCGTGCTATACTATTGGAAGGATATCCGGGATGTGGAAAAACTTTCATTGCGAGAGCGATCGCACAACAGTGGCGCGTTCCTCAAATCAACTTTGAAATATCTCGATTGCAATCAAAATGGGTAGGCGAATCAGAAAGTAACACCTTCCAAGCATTAAGAGCGATCGAAGCTTCCGCACCCAATATCCTATTTATGGATGAAATCGAAAAAGCGTTCGCTGGAATAGGTGGCGATACCTCTGGCGTCAATACCAGACAATTCGGCACTTTCCTATCTTGGCTCAACGATCATCAATATTCCATCTTTTTTATCGCAACTTCTAATAATAGAAACGCACTACCAGCCGAACTATTTCGCGCTGGCAGATTTGACGAAATTTTTATTATTATGCCACCGAATACAGATGAACGTCGTGAAATTATTCGCAAACGCTCTTCTGCCTACAAACTGCCGCTCATAACTCAAAATATACTAACATTTTTAGTAGAAAATAGCAATGGTTTTTCCGGTGCAGAACTGGATAAACTGGTAAAAGAAGCCAAATATTTAGCTGGTTTTGGGAAACCACCAACTGATAGTCACTGGCGACAAGCTTTAAAAGAAATATCTCCCCAGTATAAAAGTCGCAAAATGCAAGAATTATTGCGAAATTATCGCCAACATTTAGAAGAAAGAGGAGGAAAACCTGCCTCAGTAATAGAAGTAGGTTTTTGGGAAAGTTTGATTGTTCATGGTTGA
- the ureG gene encoding urease accessory protein UreG, producing MNAFRVGIAGPVGSGKTALVDALCKAMRDRYSIAVVTNDIYTKEDAQFLVRSQALESDRILGVETGGCPHTAIREDASMNLVAIEQMERRFTNLDLIFVESGGDNLASTFSPELVDLTIYVIDVAAGDKIPRKGGPGITKSDLLVINKIDLAPFVGADLGVMERDAKKMRGDKPFVFTNLKTQSGLPFAIEFINLHIGRSH from the coding sequence ATGAATGCGTTTAGAGTGGGAATAGCTGGCCCAGTGGGTTCTGGGAAAACTGCCTTAGTCGATGCCTTGTGCAAGGCAATGCGCGATCGCTACAGCATTGCAGTGGTCACCAATGATATTTATACCAAGGAAGATGCCCAGTTCTTGGTGCGGAGTCAGGCGCTGGAGAGCGATCGCATCCTGGGTGTCGAAACGGGCGGTTGTCCCCATACCGCCATCCGAGAAGACGCCTCCATGAACCTAGTGGCGATCGAACAGATGGAACGGAGATTTACGAATCTTGACCTGATTTTTGTGGAAAGCGGCGGCGACAACCTCGCCTCCACCTTTAGTCCAGAACTGGTCGATCTGACAATTTACGTGATTGATGTCGCCGCTGGTGATAAAATTCCCCGTAAGGGTGGCCCCGGAATCACCAAATCTGACTTACTGGTAATTAACAAGATTGACTTAGCCCCCTTTGTGGGGGCCGATCTGGGCGTGATGGAACGGGATGCCAAAAAGATGCGCGGCGATAAACCGTTCGTGTTCACCAATTTAAAAACTCAGTCAGGACTACCGTTTGCGATCGAATTTATCAATTTGCATATTGGGCGATCGCACTAG
- a CDS encoding urease accessory protein UreF, with protein sequence MLNDLTLLSLLQLTNSALPVGAYSYSESLENLIEVGTIKNPQSLKHWLEQELRYGAIRLEASVMVRGYKSVKLGDLDTLSYWNVWASATRETEELREQSWQMGRALSRLLQQLQPQLTSVFTELGETCNYALAFGIAAAHWDIPDRAAVLGYLHSWATNLVSAGVKLIPLGQTAGQQLLLDLHISMMRATEEILVLDDDKLSSCGWGLSLASMAHETQYTRLFRS encoded by the coding sequence ATGCTGAATGATTTAACGCTGCTGAGTCTGCTGCAATTGACTAATTCTGCCTTACCAGTGGGAGCATATAGTTATTCCGAATCTTTGGAAAATCTGATTGAAGTCGGTACAATTAAAAATCCACAAAGCCTGAAGCATTGGCTAGAACAAGAACTGCGCTACGGTGCAATTCGGTTGGAAGCATCGGTGATGGTACGAGGCTATAAATCTGTCAAATTGGGCGATTTAGATACTTTGAGTTATTGGAATGTTTGGGCTTCAGCTACCAGGGAAACCGAGGAGTTGCGCGAACAAAGCTGGCAGATGGGTCGGGCCTTATCTCGGCTTTTACAACAGTTGCAGCCACAATTGACCTCAGTTTTTACCGAATTGGGTGAAACTTGTAATTATGCTCTAGCATTTGGCATCGCCGCCGCCCACTGGGATATTCCCGATCGAGCAGCTGTGTTAGGCTACTTACACAGTTGGGCTACAAATCTTGTCAGTGCTGGCGTCAAATTGATTCCCCTGGGACAAACTGCCGGTCAACAGTTGCTGTTAGATTTACATATCAGTATGATGCGTGCGACCGAAGAAATTTTAGTTTTGGATGATGACAAACTTAGTAGTTGCGGTTGGGGATTATCTTTAGCTAGTATGGCTCACGAAACCCAATACACTCGGTTATTTCGTAGTTAG
- the ureE gene encoding urease accessory protein UreE, which yields MPIFTQRLPADPNAAVSYTLSLTASERTRSRHRFEMPDGQALFLRLPRGTVLRDRDLLQSENGTLVRVAAKPEPVMTALAPTELALLRTAYHLGNRHVPLEIAPTYLRLSPDPVLKAMLEHLGVEVKEEILPFEPEMGAYGHSH from the coding sequence ATGCCGATTTTCACGCAACGTTTGCCAGCAGACCCAAATGCAGCAGTCAGTTATACTCTCTCTCTGACAGCTAGTGAACGCACTCGCAGTCGCCACCGCTTCGAGATGCCTGACGGGCAAGCGTTGTTTCTGCGTTTGCCTAGAGGTACGGTGCTGCGCGATCGCGACCTCCTCCAATCGGAAAACGGTACACTGGTGCGGGTAGCTGCAAAACCGGAACCAGTTATGACAGCTCTAGCTCCTACTGAGTTGGCCCTGCTGCGGACAGCTTATCATTTGGGTAACCGTCATGTGCCGCTAGAAATCGCTCCCACTTATTTACGGCTATCTCCCGATCCAGTCTTGAAGGCAATGCTGGAACATCTGGGGGTAGAAGTAAAAGAGGAAATTTTGCCGTTTGAGCCAGAAATGGGAGCATACGGACACAGCCATTGA
- a CDS encoding DUF1868 domain-containing protein, translating to MDENYQTYLNRVARMMLPETYRSQVQHIQESPKFQPRPEGGFQAVPFPGYTVITPPSEEDSENLAFYTQLKDCQEQLLQKLDPDMMVAVPPASFHVTLADLIWDNAYRDASQNPEFDVRLPHTIAQIFQQSLPLVSGGIPIRWQLLGLMVMPRALAVYLLPADEPSYDRILKLRQTVYQNRDLISLGIEQQYHFTAHITLGYFGSVSADLDRDRLSSTLCDFNLQWLENAPELLVKRAELRKFDDMTRYYREPDWPVLEF from the coding sequence TTGGACGAGAACTATCAAACTTACTTGAATCGGGTAGCACGGATGATGCTACCAGAAACTTACAGATCCCAAGTACAGCATATTCAGGAATCGCCGAAGTTTCAGCCGCGCCCGGAAGGTGGCTTCCAAGCTGTGCCGTTTCCTGGCTATACGGTTATCACCCCACCTTCAGAGGAAGATTCGGAAAATTTGGCTTTTTATACCCAATTAAAAGATTGCCAAGAGCAACTTTTGCAAAAGTTAGATCCCGATATGATGGTGGCGGTGCCGCCAGCTAGCTTTCATGTAACTTTAGCTGACTTGATTTGGGATAATGCTTACCGCGACGCGAGTCAGAATCCTGAGTTTGATGTGCGGTTACCTCATACAATTGCACAGATTTTTCAGCAGAGCCTACCGTTGGTGAGCGGTGGTATTCCAATTCGATGGCAGCTATTGGGACTAATGGTGATGCCGCGAGCGCTAGCAGTTTATTTGTTGCCCGCAGATGAACCTTCCTACGATCGAATTCTCAAACTCCGTCAAACGGTCTATCAAAATCGCGATTTAATTTCTCTTGGAATTGAGCAGCAGTACCACTTCACAGCTCACATAACTCTGGGCTATTTTGGCTCTGTATCGGCTGATTTAGACCGCGATCGTCTCAGCAGTACTCTATGTGATTTCAATTTGCAGTGGCTGGAAAATGCGCCCGAACTCTTGGTAAAGAGAGCAGAATTGCGAAAGTTCGACGATATGACGCGCTACTATCGGGAACCTGACTGGCCAGTCCTGGAATTTTAG
- a CDS encoding DUF4168 domain-containing protein, with protein MMMNSYLDISRPDLNRMLSQSLMVAFLSTMGLLCGLAPDFSASSPALMFSSSARAQAVSDDEASRFARAAYTIEKRRQTVVEEIKNRTGGNVPDITCYPPERLETLPADIRNDVKSFCDFSRQTIQSNQFSVGRFLEIRNSQASDPSLKQRIDRELLRLQSGS; from the coding sequence ATGATGATGAATTCCTATCTTGACATTTCCCGACCTGACCTGAACCGGATGCTGTCGCAATCCTTGATGGTGGCTTTCCTCTCTACTATGGGTTTGCTCTGCGGACTGGCTCCCGATTTCTCTGCAAGTTCCCCTGCTCTGATGTTCAGTTCTTCTGCCAGAGCCCAAGCCGTTAGCGATGATGAAGCCAGTAGATTTGCCCGCGCTGCCTATACGATTGAAAAAAGGCGTCAAACTGTGGTAGAAGAAATTAAAAACAGAACAGGTGGAAACGTTCCCGATATTACCTGCTATCCACCAGAAAGATTGGAAACTCTCCCCGCCGACATCCGCAATGATGTCAAGAGTTTCTGTGATTTTTCCAGACAGACTATACAGTCGAATCAATTCTCGGTTGGGCGCTTCCTTGAGATTCGCAATAGCCAAGCATCAGATCCCAGCCTCAAGCAACGAATTGACCGTGAATTGCTGCGACTCCAGTCTGGTTCATAA
- a CDS encoding helix-turn-helix transcriptional regulator, translating to MNPLTTAPIRANTQDKQSKIAFLQNIDSSYFLQGVLEGFMDGILILTDEGELVHANQSARQICKQLSEEKDKHNFVPHEIWRVCESLIESRDIFPNQKIAIESEIDKDDSVSFRVRARWLKLEEMKYPCLLVSLEDRHQSLQTIVNNDAHQYSLTPRESEVWLLYRANYSYKEIGDKLYISLNTVKKHMKNIHAKRKATCDSEM from the coding sequence ATGAACCCTTTAACAACTGCCCCCATCAGAGCGAATACTCAAGATAAACAGTCAAAAATTGCCTTTTTACAGAATATCGATTCATCTTACTTCTTGCAAGGAGTGCTTGAAGGCTTTATGGACGGCATTTTGATTTTAACAGACGAAGGCGAGTTAGTTCATGCCAATCAATCTGCCAGACAGATTTGCAAACAACTTAGTGAAGAAAAAGATAAACATAATTTTGTACCTCATGAGATTTGGCGTGTTTGCGAGTCATTAATCGAGAGCCGCGATATATTTCCCAATCAAAAAATTGCGATCGAGTCCGAAATTGACAAGGACGATTCAGTTAGTTTTCGCGTGCGGGCGCGATGGCTAAAATTAGAGGAGATGAAGTATCCTTGCCTGTTGGTGAGCCTGGAAGATCGACATCAATCTCTCCAGACGATAGTAAATAACGATGCTCACCAATACAGTTTGACGCCACGGGAAAGCGAGGTTTGGTTACTTTATCGAGCTAATTACTCCTATAAGGAGATTGGGGATAAGCTGTATATTTCCCTTAATACTGTGAAGAAACACATGAAGAATATTCATGCCAAGCGAAAAGCTACCTGCGATTCGGAAATGTAG